Proteins encoded by one window of Microcebus murinus isolate Inina chromosome 2, M.murinus_Inina_mat1.0, whole genome shotgun sequence:
- the LRRC8D gene encoding volume-regulated anion channel subunit LRRC8D: MFTLAEVASLNDIQPTYRILKPWWDVFMDYLAVVMLMVAIFAGTMQLTKDQVVCLPVLPSPVNSKAHTPPGNADVATDIPKIEAATSQDQDGRTTNDISFGASSVTPDIPLRATYPRTDFTVPNQEAKKEKKDPTGRKTNLDFQQYVFINQMCYHLALPWYSKYFPYLALIHTIILMVSSNFWFKYPKTCSKVEHFVSILGKCFESPWTTKALSETACEDSEENKQRITGAQTLPKHVSTSSDEGSPSASTPMINKTGFKFSAEKPVIEVPSMTILDKKDGEQAKALFEKVRKFRAHVEDSDLIYKLYVVQTVIKTAKFIFILCYTANFVNAISFEHVCKPKVEHLTGYEVFECTHNMAYMLKKLLISYISIICVYGFICLYTLFWLFRIPLKEYSFEKVREESSFSDIPDVKNDFAFLLHMVDQYDQLYSKRFGVFLSEVSENKLREISLNHEWTFEKLRQHVSRNAQDKQELHLFMLSGVPDAVFDLTDLDVLKLELIPEAKIPAKISQMTNLQELHLCHCPAKVEQTAFSFLRDHLRCLHVKFTDVAEIPAWVYLLKNLRELYLIGNLNSENNKMIGLESLRELRHLKILHVKSNLTKVPSNITDVAPHLTKLVIHNDGTKLLVLNSLKKMMNVAELELQNCELERIPHAIFSLSNLQELDLKSNNIRTIEEIISFQHLKRLTCLKLWHNKIVTIPPSITHVKNLESLYFSNNKLESLPVAVFSLQKLRCLDVSYNNISMIPIDIGLLQNLQHLHITGNKVDILPKQLFKCVKLRTLNLGQNCITSLPEKIGQLSQLTQLELKGNCLDRLPAQLGQCRMLKKSGLVVEDHLFDTLPLEVKEALNQDINVPFANGI; this comes from the coding sequence ATGTTTACCCTTGCAGAAGTTGCATCACTTAATGACATTCAGCCAACTTACCGAATCCTGAAACCATGGTGGGATGTGTTTATGGATTACCTGGCTGTTGTTATGTTGATGGTAGCCATCTTTGCAGGAACCATGCAACTTACCAAAGATCAGGTGGTCTGCTTGCCAGTATTGCCATCTCCTGTAAATTCAAAGGCACACACACCACCAGGAAATGCCGATGTCGCCACCGACATCCCGAAGATAGAAGCAGCCACCAGCCAAGACCAAGATGGGCGGACAACAAATGACATTTCCTTTGGCGCATCTTCTGTGACACCTGACATACCTCTCAGAGCCACATATCCTCGCACAGATTTCACAGTTCCAAATCAGgaggcaaagaaagagaagaaagatccAACAGGCAGAAAAACAAACTTGGATTTTcagcaatatgtatttattaatcaGATGTGTTACCATCTGGCCCTTCCATGGTATTCTAAATACTTTCCATACCTTGCTCTTATCCATACTATTATTCTCATGGTCAGTAGCAACTTTTGGTTCAAATATCCCAAAACATGCTCAAAAGTAGAACATTTTGTTTCAATATTAGGAAAGTGCTTTGAATCCCCTTGGACTACAAAAGCGTTGTCTGAGACAGCATGTGAAGACTCAGAGGAAAACAAGCAGAGAATAACAGGTGCCCAAACCCTACCAAAGCACGTGTCTACCAGCAGTGATGAAGGGAGCCCCAGTGCCAGTACTCCAATGATCAACAAAACCGGCTTCAAATTTTCAGCAGAGAAGCCTGTGATCGAGGTTCCCAGCATGACCATCCTGGATAAAAAAGATGGAGAACAGGCCAAAGCCCTGTTTGAGAAAGTCAGGAAGTTCCGTGCCCATGTGGAAGATAGTGACTTGATCTATAAACTGTATGTAGTCCAAACAGTTATCAAAACAGCCaagttcatttttattctctgctATACTGCGAACTTTGTCAACGCAATCAGCTTTGAACACGTCTGCAAGCCAAAAGTTGAGCACCTGACCGGTTATGAGGTGTTTGAGTGCACCCACAACATGGCTTACATGCTGAAAAAGCTTCTCATCAGTTACATATCCATTATTTGTGTTTATGGCTTTATCTGCCTCTATACTCTCTTTTGGTTATTCAGGATACCTTTGAAggaatattcttttgaaaaggtcAGAGAAGAGAGCAGTTTCAGTGACATTCCAGATGTCAAAAACGATTTTGCGTTCCTTCTACACATGGTAGACCAGTATGACCAGCTATATTCCAAGCGTTTTGGTGTGTTCTTGTCAGAAGTGAGTGAAAATAAACTTAGGGAAATCAGTTTGAACCACGAGTGGACATTTGAAAAACTCAGGCAGCACGTATCACGCAATGCCCAGGACAAGCAGGAGTTACATCTGTTCATGCTGTCGGGAGTGCCCGATGCTGTCTTTGACCTCACAGACTTGGATGTGTTGAAGCTTGAACTGATTCCAGAAGCTAAAATTCCTGCTAAGATTTCTCAAATGACTAATCTCCAAGAGCTCCACCTCTGCCACTGCCCTGCAAAAGTTGAACAGACTGCTTTTAGCTTTCTTCGCGATCACTTGAGATGCCTTCACGTGAAGTTCACTGATGTGGCTGAAATTCCTGCCTGGGTGTATTTGCTGAAAAACCTTCGAGAGCTGTACTTGATAGGCAACTTGAACTCTGAAAACAACAAGATGATAGGACTTGAATCTCTCCGAGAGTTGCGGCACCTTAAGATTCTCCACGTGAAGAGCAATTTGACCAAAGTTCCCTCCAACATCACAGATGTAGCTCCGCATCTTACAAAGTTAGTCATTCATAATGACGGCACTAAACTCTTGGTACTGAACAGCCTTAAGAAAATGATGAATGTCGCCGAGCTGgaactccagaactgtgaactaGAGAGAATTCCACATGCTATTTTCAGCCTCTCTAATTTACAGGAACTGGATTTAAAGTCAAATAACATACGCACAATTGAAGAAATCATCAGTTTCCAGCATTTAAAACGACTGACTTGTTTAAAGTTATGGCATAACAAAATTGTTACCATTCCTCCCTCCATCACCCATGTCAAAAATTTGGAGTCACTTTATTTCTCTAACAACAAGCTCGAATCCTTACCAGTGGCAGTATTTAGTTTACAGAAACTCAGATGCTTAGATGTAAGCTACAACAACATTTCAATGATTCCAATAGATATAGGATTGCTTCAGAACCTGCAGCATTTGCATATCACTGGGAACAAAGTGGACATTCTGCCAAAACAGTTGTTTAAATGTGTCAAGTTGAGGACTTTGAACCTGGGGCAAAACTGCATCACCTCCCTCCCAGAGAAGATTGGTCAGCTCTCCCAGCTCACTCAGCTGGAGCTGAAGGGGAACTGCTTGGACCGCCTGCCAGCCCAGCTGGGCCAGTGTCGAATGCTCAAGAAAAGCGGGCTTGTTGTGGAAGATCACCTTTTTGACACCCTGCCACTCGAAGTCAAAGAAGCATTGAACCAAGACATAAATGTTCCCTTTGCAAATGGGATTTAA